CCGCGCTGGCGATGGCACCGGACGGCTTCCCACATGCAGATTACAAGGGAACGGATGGCCCCGGCAAAGCCTACACGCTGCAGGTTTTCCCCGAGGATTGCACGGGCTGTAATGCCTGCGTCGAGCTCTGCCCTGCACGCGATGCTGAAGGCAAACGCGCGATTGAGATGACACCGATCGACGCGCTATTGGAGAAAGAAAAAGAAAAGTTAGCCTTCTTCCAAAGCCTGCCCACCCACGAGATCGACGACGCCAAACTGACAGCCAAGAACCTGCCCCTGCGCAAGCCGCTCTTTGAGTTCTCAGGCGCCTGTTCCGGTTGCACACAAACACCCTATGTGCGCAGCCTAACACAACTCTTCGGCGACCGCCTACTAGTGGCCAATGCCACTGGTTGTTCTTCCATCTATGGCGGCAACTTGCCCACCACGCCCTACTGCACCAACAGCTCAGGCCAGGGTCCCGCATGGGCCAATTCACTCTTCGAGGACAATGCCGAATTCGGCCTCGGCCTTTACCTCTCGGCCAAACACCGGACAGAGAGTGCCCGCCGCTTACTGCTGAAATGCAGCGAACTCATCGGCAGCGACACCATCGACGCCATACTCGACTCCAGCGACAGCACACGCGCACAGACACGTGAACTGATCACAGAGCTAAAAACAAAACTCGCCTCCGCCACCGAAGCGCCGGCCAAACGCCTCCTGCAACAAATCGATTATCTGGTGCCCAAGAGCACTTGGATCGTCGGCGGCGATGGCTGGGCCTACGACATCGGCTTCGGCGGTCTGGACCACGTGCTGGCCAGCGGTGAAAACATCAATGTGCTCGTGCTGGATACCGAAGTCTATTCCAACACAGGCGGCCAATCCAGCAAGTCCACCCCCACCGGGGCGATCGCCAAATTTGCCGCAGCGGGCAAGACTCAGCCCAAGAAGGATCTGGCGCAAATCGCCATGAGTTACGGCGGCATCTACGTCGCCCAAATCGCCCTGGGTGCCAACGAACAACAAGCGATCGAAGTCATCCGTGAAGCGGAAGCCTATGAGGGCCCCTCGCTGATTCTCGCCTACGGCCCCTGCCTCGCGCACGGCATTGATATGGCACTGGGACCGGAGCGTCAAAAGGCCGCAGTCGACAGTGGTTACTGGCCGATCTACCGCTACGATCCACGCAAGACCGAGCAAGGCCTGCCCGCCTTCCGCCTCGATTCCTTCGAGCCCTCCGTGCCGGTGGCTGAGTTCATGCGCAAAGAAAACCGCTTCCGCTCGCTGGAACGCAGTTCTCCGGAACGCGCCGCGGAACTCTTCGCAGCCGCTCAGCAGCAAGTTGATTCCCGCTGGAGTCGATTGGAAAAACTAGCCGCCGCGCAATTGGAGGACGACGACGATGACGACGACGGCTGGGGCTGAGCCGCCCAGAATACGTCATCGAATGAACCTCTGCAATCTTCCGGCATGGGCCGTGGCATCTGTCAGCTTTAACCAAGCACCGACGCCACTGCACATCGCCGGAGTGCGCGAGTCCAACCGCCGACTATTTGAAAAGCTCGACAGCATCCATGCCCCCAGTGAGCGCGCTAAAGTTTTCCACGACTACTTGTGTGTGAAATTTGCCCTGCACCACTGGAAGGCCTTCACGGGCGATAGCCGCAGCAGCTTACGCAACAGCTACCTGCGATTTCTCAATGGTTGGGGCATGGATAGCAACGGCATCGAAGGTGCAGTATTGAAAAGTTGGATACAGAGTCGTTTCGGAGTCTCTCCCACCTATCATCGTGGCATCCTAAAGGACGAAGCATCGGGCGAAGAGGACAACCGCTACGCCTACGATCGTATGCGTGGTCGAGCTCGCACCAATGCCATCGATTCGCAACTCGATCTGCTCTACGAATATTGCCAATACGAACAAGCCCGACGGGCCCCCGAGACCACAACGCTCACTCTGTTTCGAGGCACCAACGATCCAGAAGAGCACTTTGTCCGTCGCATCCAAAACAAGCGCCGTGCCATCGTGCGCCTCAATAACCTCGTCTCTTTTACCGCAGACAGGGAACGCGCATGGGAATTCGGGTCCACCGTCTGGAAGACCACCGTCGCCATCGCCAAGGTCGTCTTTTTTAGCAGCTTGCTCGGAGGCAGTGTCCTGTGTGGCGAAGCCGAATACCTGGTCATCGGCGGCGACTACGAAGTCGAGGAACTACTCTATTGAATAACGAACATTCAGCATCCAAGGCTCCACAGCAAAACCTCGCAGCGACCCGTGATCCGGTGCGTGATGGCATGCTGGGCCTACTGGTGGGCGATGCCTGTGGCGTCCCTTACGAATTTCGCGATCCACGCGATTTACCGCCCTTCGAACAATTGGAGATGCAGCCCCCCAAACGATTCGCGCGCAGCTATGCCCATGTCAAACTAGGCACTTGGTCCGACGACGGCGCACAGGCACTCTGCCTGTATGCCTCGATGCGTGAATGCGGCATGTATCACGCTCAGGACTACGCCGCCCGGCTCATCAAATGGCACGACCGCGGCTATATGGCCATCGACCACTACGTCTTCGACATCGGCAATCAAACCAGCGCCGCCATCGGTCGGCTCAAGCAAGGCACCCCCACCCGCTACTCGGGACTCAGCGGTGAACGCAACAACGGCAACGGCGCACTCATGCGTTGCCTCCCACTCGCCCTCCTGCATCAGGGCAATGACGTCGCCCTGGTCTACGAAGCCCACGCGCAGGCGCGCCTAACCCACGCTCACATACGCTCACAAGTCTGTTGCGCACTCTACTGCCTATGGGCACGCCGCGAAATGCAGCAACACACATCCCCCTGGGAAAGCGCCATCGCCACACTGCGCGCCATCTACCGCCGCGATCCTCCAGCACTCCACGAACTCGACACACACATCCGACCCGAGCGCCGCGCAGACGGCAAAGGCACCGGCTACGTGCTCGACAGTTTGCATAGCGCCCGCTGGGCCTGTCTGGGGCCGAACTACGAAACCATCATTAAGCGCGCCATCTCCCTGGGCAACGACACCGACACCACCGCATGCATCGCGGGCGGCATCGCCGGCCTGCGCCACGGGGCGCAAGGCATCCCCGCCCGTTGGCTCGAACTCCTGCGCGGTAAAGAAGAACTTAAGCGATTGGGCATCTGGCATGACTCATCTCATACCCCCAATGGCCTCCACCAACATCAACCAAGCACCACTCATGTCTGAAGCTAATGTAGAAAAACTCCTCCTCGCCGGAGGCTCCGATAAAAACCTGCGCGCTCGCTACAACGTAATCGAAACGAAGGAAAAGTTCGTCGAGACCGCCTGCGCCGAGGGCTACGAATTCACCCTCGAAGAACTCGAAGCGGTCCTCAAAGAAGAGGAACTGTCCTTCGAATCATCCGGCAACCCACGCTCCCGCGCG
The nucleotide sequence above comes from Coraliomargarita algicola. Encoded proteins:
- a CDS encoding NAD(+)--dinitrogen-reductase ADP-D-ribosyltransferase; the encoded protein is MNLCNLPAWAVASVSFNQAPTPLHIAGVRESNRRLFEKLDSIHAPSERAKVFHDYLCVKFALHHWKAFTGDSRSSLRNSYLRFLNGWGMDSNGIEGAVLKSWIQSRFGVSPTYHRGILKDEASGEEDNRYAYDRMRGRARTNAIDSQLDLLYEYCQYEQARRAPETTTLTLFRGTNDPEEHFVRRIQNKRRAIVRLNNLVSFTADRERAWEFGSTVWKTTVAIAKVVFFSSLLGGSVLCGEAEYLVIGGDYEVEELLY
- a CDS encoding Nif11-like leader peptide family natural product precursor, yielding MSEANVEKLLLAGGSDKNLRARYNVIETKEKFVETACAEGYEFTLEELEAVLKEEELSFESSGNPRSRAIWLR
- a CDS encoding ADP-ribosylglycohydrolase family protein, with the translated sequence MNNEHSASKAPQQNLAATRDPVRDGMLGLLVGDACGVPYEFRDPRDLPPFEQLEMQPPKRFARSYAHVKLGTWSDDGAQALCLYASMRECGMYHAQDYAARLIKWHDRGYMAIDHYVFDIGNQTSAAIGRLKQGTPTRYSGLSGERNNGNGALMRCLPLALLHQGNDVALVYEAHAQARLTHAHIRSQVCCALYCLWARREMQQHTSPWESAIATLRAIYRRDPPALHELDTHIRPERRADGKGTGYVLDSLHSARWACLGPNYETIIKRAISLGNDTDTTACIAGGIAGLRHGAQGIPARWLELLRGKEELKRLGIWHDSSHTPNGLHQHQPSTTHV